The genomic region AATATAAAAAGTAAAGATGAATGGCAAATACTTAGTAAATATTTTAACAGCATGTTAGAAACACTGGTTAAACATCAAGAGAAATTAGAAGAAGAAGTTAAAAAAGCTACCGAGGAGTTATACCAGGCTTACTCGGAATTAAAAAAAGCTGAAAAATATAGATCTGAATTCTTTTCAAATATTACTCATGAACTCAAAACTCCGGTAACTGCCATAAAGGGAACAATTGACCTTATAGAAAGAAAAGGAAATATTGACCAAAAACAAATAGAAATAATAAAAAAGAACATTGAAAAACTAGCCAAAATGATAAAAGATCTTTTAGACTACTCTAAGATAGAAAGCGGACAAATAGAATTAATGAAAGAAGAAAATAGCATTTTTGAAGTCATTGAAGATGCTATTCTATTAGTTAGCCCTTTAGCCAATCAAAAAAATATTAAAATTGAAATAAAAGGAAAAGATACTACTACTTATTTTGATTATGAAAAAATACAGCAAGTAATTTCCAACTTGTTAGTAAATGCTATAAAATTTTCACCTCCTGAAGGAAAGATTATAATAACTGTTTCTGAAAATAAAGATGAAGTTATTGTTTCAATAGAAGATTTTGGCCCTGGTATCCCTAAGGAAGAAAGAGAAAAGGTTTTTAACAAGTTTTATCGGGTAGCTAAAAACCAAAGAGAAGGTATTGGTTTGGGCTTAGCAATTTGTAAAGGCATTGTAGAAAATCATGGTGGTAAAATTTGGGTGGAAGAACCTGACCATCAAGGTTGTGTTTTTAAGTTCACCTTGCCCAAAAAGGGGGAATAAATGCACCCTAAAGCCAAGATTTTAATCATAGAAGATGATCTCGACATAATTTACGTTCTAAAGGAACACTTAGAACTTGACGGCTTTGAGGTTTTAGAAGCGGAAAACGGCTTAAAAGGGCTAGAACTTGTAGAGCAAGATCCTGATTTAATAATACTTGACTTAAACCTTCCTGATATTG from Thermodesulfatator indicus DSM 15286 harbors:
- a CDS encoding ATP-binding protein — its product is MRREAKAIYEFVVLAREWISSKGGIYIKNGENFEKITPSHFTKELAAFAKPQNMIFTFKVAVINTNTPYHIPDEFEKEAIQAFQTEKLKEFWKLENDPKKPLFRYAAPLEFEKVCSNCHSDIENYQPPACISITLSAKPFLSELKKSYKGLILSSIFITILIFLSLYLLLKFFVLNQLNKFIKATKEIEKGNLSTRVNIKSKDEWQILSKYFNSMLETLVKHQEKLEEEVKKATEELYQAYSELKKAEKYRSEFFSNITHELKTPVTAIKGTIDLIERKGNIDQKQIEIIKKNIEKLAKMIKDLLDYSKIESGQIELMKEENSIFEVIEDAILLVSPLANQKNIKIEIKGKDTTTYFDYEKIQQVISNLLVNAIKFSPPEGKIIITVSENKDEVIVSIEDFGPGIPKEEREKVFNKFYRVAKNQREGIGLGLAICKGIVENHGGKIWVEEPDHQGCVFKFTLPKKGE